The following proteins are co-located in the Sporosarcina pasteurii genome:
- the coxB gene encoding cytochrome c oxidase subunit II — MMKGLKKWRLFTLLTALTIFLAGCGQQEISTLLPAGEVAKDQFNLLLLSSGIMLFVILVVVIIYVIALFRFRRSKLGEDHMPEQVEGSNVLELVWTVIPILLVLLLAVPTVYYTYKLGNVTAMGAVDDDGNAENLVVDVKAKLYWWEFDYPDLGVTTAQELVVPMNEKVYFNLIAADVKHSFWIPAVGGKLDNNVENVNKFYLIFEKDSRDLEEGVFFGKCAELCGPSHALMDFKVKTLTRAEFDEWVLAMQATEGATADKASADQGEAIFAESCISCHAVSGAGDPAYLGVDHAGAVGPNLTTFGDRNRVAGFMDHDEDSLKKWIADPQKYKPGNTMPAFDHLSDAELDALAGYLMGLSVEK; from the coding sequence ATGATGAAAGGACTTAAAAAGTGGCGACTATTTACATTGTTAACAGCGCTTACTATTTTCCTTGCAGGTTGCGGTCAACAGGAAATATCTACACTTCTTCCAGCAGGTGAAGTTGCAAAAGACCAATTTAACTTGTTGCTATTATCTTCGGGAATTATGTTATTCGTAATACTAGTAGTTGTAATTATCTACGTAATAGCGCTCTTCCGCTTCAGACGTTCGAAGCTTGGTGAAGATCATATGCCAGAGCAAGTTGAAGGAAGTAACGTGTTAGAGCTTGTTTGGACAGTTATTCCGATCCTTTTAGTTCTTTTGCTAGCAGTGCCAACGGTTTACTACACTTATAAGTTAGGTAACGTTACTGCAATGGGTGCTGTAGATGACGATGGTAATGCTGAGAATTTGGTCGTTGATGTAAAGGCAAAACTATATTGGTGGGAGTTTGACTATCCGGATTTAGGTGTTACTACAGCACAAGAGTTAGTCGTACCAATGAATGAAAAAGTATACTTTAATCTAATTGCTGCGGATGTTAAACACTCATTTTGGATTCCGGCAGTCGGCGGTAAGCTTGATAACAACGTTGAAAACGTTAACAAGTTTTACTTGATTTTTGAAAAAGATTCTCGCGATCTTGAAGAAGGCGTTTTCTTCGGAAAATGTGCTGAGCTTTGTGGACCGTCACACGCTTTGATGGACTTTAAAGTTAAAACATTAACGCGTGCTGAATTCGACGAATGGGTTCTTGCGATGCAAGCGACGGAAGGAGCAACAGCTGATAAGGCATCTGCGGATCAAGGAGAAGCTATTTTCGCTGAAAGTTGTATCTCGTGTCACGCAGTTAGCGGTGCTGGAGATCCAGCGTATTTGGGGGTAGACCATGCGGGGGCTGTTGGTCCAAACTTAACGACATTTGGCGATCGTAACCGCGTTGCAGGCTTCATGGATCACGATGAAGATTCATTGAAAAAATGGATTGCAGATCCACAAAAATATAAACCAGGTAACACGATGCCGGCATTTGATCATTTATCAGATGCGGAGTTGGATGCATTAGCAGGATACTTAATGGGACTATCAGTAGAAAAGTAA
- the cyoE gene encoding heme o synthase yields the protein MSNGRIISTTVDSAAAEKTTTVLQDFLALIKIGIVNSNMITVFTGFFLAMQLSPLKFLANLDLLLFALGGSGLIIAGSAALNNLIDRDIDPIMSRTKSRPTVTGRFNASAVLALGLTFIAIGELLLFSASTTAGLWGLAGVFSYVVLYSMWSKRKHVSNTVVGSISGAIPPLIGWAAVEPTLGAGAWALFLIMFIWQPPHFYALAMRRTEEYRAANIPMLPVVKGFTRTKVSMLGWVLLLFPLPLLLADLGVGFMVLATILNIGWAYFAVRGFKAKDDLKWATGMFVYSLNYMTILFVSIIIFSLFI from the coding sequence ATGTCAAACGGTCGTATAATATCGACAACGGTTGATTCTGCGGCCGCGGAAAAAACGACAACAGTACTTCAAGATTTTTTAGCACTTATTAAGATTGGTATAGTTAATTCGAACATGATTACTGTTTTCACTGGTTTTTTTCTCGCGATGCAATTAAGTCCATTAAAGTTTTTAGCAAATCTAGATTTACTTTTATTTGCGCTCGGTGGCTCGGGATTAATCATTGCAGGATCCGCCGCATTGAACAATCTAATAGACCGCGATATTGATCCAATTATGTCTAGAACAAAATCTAGACCGACAGTGACTGGACGATTCAACGCCTCGGCTGTGTTGGCACTTGGTCTGACATTCATTGCCATCGGAGAGCTACTATTATTCTCTGCATCAACTACTGCTGGGCTTTGGGGACTTGCGGGTGTATTCAGCTATGTAGTACTCTATTCAATGTGGTCTAAAAGAAAACACGTAAGCAATACAGTTGTTGGAAGTATTTCTGGTGCGATTCCTCCGTTAATAGGTTGGGCAGCAGTTGAGCCGACACTAGGGGCAGGGGCATGGGCATTGTTTTTAATAATGTTTATTTGGCAACCGCCTCATTTTTATGCGCTTGCAATGAGACGTACAGAGGAGTATCGTGCAGCGAATATACCAATGCTACCAGTTGTGAAAGGGTTTACGAGAACGAAAGTTTCGATGTTAGGGTGGGTTCTCCTCTTATTTCCGTTACCATTATTATTGGCGGACTTAGGAGTCGGGTTTATGGTACTCGCTACGATATTAAATATTGGTTGGGCTTATTTTGCAGTTAGAGGGTTTAAGGCGAAAGACGATTTGAAGTGGGCAACAGGGATGTTTGTTTACTCACTTAACTATATGACTATTTTGTTTGTCTCAATTATTATATTCTCGCTATTTATTTAA
- a CDS encoding heme A synthase: protein MRYHNFLKWFAVSSTIGMLFILLGGALVTKTDSGMGCGRHWPGCNGQLIPDVITAEVLIEFSHRIVTGVVGILIVILAVWSWRALGHVRETKFLSFMAIFFLVLQALIGAAQVLWGQGDFILALHFGISLISFASVLLLTLLVFEVDKKYDTQNIQVGKPLKWHTIGVTIYSYIVVYTGALVRHTNSELVCLDWPFCDNSAIGLPTRFNEWVQMGHRFAAALIFIWILYIMVHVIRHYKSQPVFYWGWIISFILVLAQVTTGAIAIFTHLNLYIALLHSLFISLLFGLLTYMILLVFRSNRSS, encoded by the coding sequence TTGAGATATCATAATTTTTTAAAGTGGTTTGCTGTTTCTTCAACAATTGGCATGTTATTCATTCTACTTGGTGGTGCACTAGTTACTAAGACCGATAGTGGAATGGGATGCGGTCGGCATTGGCCAGGCTGTAATGGACAACTTATTCCAGACGTCATAACAGCAGAAGTGCTGATTGAATTTTCTCACCGCATCGTCACTGGTGTCGTTGGTATTCTAATTGTAATTTTGGCGGTTTGGTCATGGAGAGCACTGGGGCATGTTCGAGAAACTAAATTTCTATCTTTCATGGCCATATTCTTTCTAGTTTTACAAGCCCTAATCGGAGCTGCCCAGGTGTTATGGGGACAAGGCGACTTTATTTTAGCCTTGCACTTCGGGATTTCACTTATTTCATTTGCTTCTGTACTATTACTAACACTCTTGGTTTTTGAGGTTGATAAAAAGTACGACACACAAAACATACAAGTTGGGAAACCGCTAAAATGGCATACAATTGGCGTTACGATCTATTCCTACATAGTTGTTTATACAGGAGCACTTGTCCGTCATACAAATTCCGAACTCGTCTGTCTAGATTGGCCTTTTTGCGACAATTCAGCCATCGGGTTACCCACCCGCTTCAACGAATGGGTTCAGATGGGTCACCGTTTTGCAGCTGCACTCATTTTCATCTGGATCCTGTACATAATGGTACATGTCATTCGGCATTATAAAAGCCAACCAGTCTTTTACTGGGGATGGATTATTTCCTTTATACTTGTCCTTGCCCAAGTAACTACAGGTGCAATAGCCATTTTCACTCATTTAAACTTATATATCGCATTGCTCCATTCGTTATTTATTTCACTACTATTTGGGCTTTTAACGTATATGATACTGCTTGTATTTAGAAGCAATCGTTCTTCCTAA
- the pyc gene encoding pyruvate carboxylase, whose translation MERITKILVANRGEIAIRIFRACTELEISTVGIYSTEDSGSFHRYKADESYLVGKGKNPIDAYLDIEGIIEIAKDSGANAIHPGYGFLAENAEFARRLEEEGIIFIGPTSKHLEIFGDKVKAREQAIAAGLPVIPGSDGPVSSYEEVLRFGESSGYPIMVKASLGGGGRGMRIIHSADEVEQAFVRAKSEAKAAFGSDEMYVEKFIDKPKHIEVQILGDLHGNVVHLYERDCSIQRRHQKVVETAPSISLEEDLRDEICNAAVQLMKKIGYVNAGTVEFLVADGSFYFIEVNPRIQVEHTITEMVTGIDIVHSQIHIADGRDLHDEIVQIPKQEDVPLFGYAIQSRVTTEDPLNDFMPDTGKLMVYRSGGGFGVRLDAGNGFQGAVITPHYDSLLVKVSTWGMTFKEAAAKMDRNLQEFRIRGIKTNIPFLGNVVKHKSFLIGDYDTSFIDTTPELFLFPTRQDRGTKILNYIGNVTVNGFPGIDKQSKPVFHNARKPAIDLSTVPLSGTKQILDAQGPEGLVNWIKEQNDVLITDTTFRDAHQSLLATRMRTADMLEIAPETARIMNNLFSMEMWGGATFDVAYRFLKENPWDRLIKLREQIPNVLFQMLFRGANAVGYTNYPDNVIREFVKNSAEAGIDVFRIFDSLNWIKGMEVAIDATREAGKVAEAAICYAGDILDDKRDKYTVQYYKEMAKNLESAGANILAIKDMAGLLKPEAAYRLISELKETTDLPIHLHTHDTSGNGIYTYARAIEAGVDIVDTALGSMAGLTSQPSASSLYYAMQGNERQVRADVNGLESLSHYWEDVRKYYQHFESGMMSPHSEIYVHEMPGGQYSNLQQQARAVGLGERWEEVKEMYSRVNLLFGDVVKVTPSSKIVGDMALFMVQNNLDEKSVIERGMSIDFPDSVIEFFAGYIGQPHGGFPKELQAVVLKDKEAITVRPGELLEDVDFDELQGDLNKKLNRPVTSQEVLSYALYPKVFEEYLQMNKEFGDVSVIDTPEFLYGMRLGEEIEVEIEKGKTLIIKLVSISQPQSDATRVIYFELNGQPREVIIEDVNVESDVIRKTTADPSNQAHIGATMPGTVLQVAVSEGAKVKRGEHLLITEAMKMETTIQAPYDGTVKAIYVTAGESIATGDLLIEMAD comes from the coding sequence TTCATTGGCCCGACATCGAAGCACCTAGAAATATTTGGTGATAAAGTAAAAGCACGTGAACAAGCGATTGCAGCCGGATTACCAGTGATTCCAGGAAGTGATGGTCCAGTTTCTTCATATGAAGAAGTCTTAAGATTCGGTGAATCGAGCGGTTACCCAATTATGGTGAAGGCTTCCTTGGGAGGCGGCGGACGTGGTATGAGAATTATTCACTCTGCAGATGAAGTTGAACAAGCATTCGTACGAGCGAAATCAGAGGCTAAAGCAGCATTTGGATCAGATGAAATGTATGTAGAAAAGTTTATCGACAAGCCGAAGCATATTGAAGTTCAAATACTAGGAGACCTGCATGGAAATGTTGTTCATTTGTACGAAAGAGATTGCTCCATCCAACGTCGCCATCAAAAAGTAGTTGAAACGGCACCTTCTATTTCATTAGAAGAAGATCTTCGTGATGAAATTTGTAATGCGGCTGTGCAATTAATGAAAAAGATCGGTTATGTAAATGCGGGGACTGTTGAATTTCTTGTCGCAGATGGATCATTTTACTTTATTGAGGTAAATCCGCGCATTCAAGTAGAGCATACCATTACAGAAATGGTGACAGGTATTGATATCGTACATTCTCAAATACATATTGCGGATGGAAGAGACCTACACGACGAAATCGTTCAGATCCCTAAACAAGAAGACGTTCCGTTGTTTGGTTACGCGATTCAGTCTCGAGTGACAACTGAAGATCCATTGAATGATTTTATGCCAGATACAGGAAAGTTAATGGTATATCGTTCTGGTGGCGGATTTGGTGTTCGGTTAGATGCAGGAAATGGTTTCCAAGGTGCTGTTATTACACCTCACTATGATTCGCTACTTGTAAAAGTTTCCACTTGGGGAATGACTTTCAAAGAAGCGGCGGCAAAAATGGACCGTAACTTACAAGAATTTAGAATACGTGGCATTAAAACGAATATCCCATTCCTAGGAAATGTAGTAAAACATAAGAGTTTCCTAATTGGTGACTATGATACAAGTTTTATTGACACTACACCGGAATTGTTTTTATTCCCAACTCGTCAAGATAGAGGGACGAAGATTTTAAATTATATTGGAAATGTAACAGTCAATGGATTTCCGGGAATTGACAAGCAATCTAAGCCAGTTTTCCATAATGCCCGTAAACCAGCAATCGACTTATCGACAGTTCCGTTAAGTGGAACGAAGCAAATATTAGACGCACAAGGTCCAGAGGGATTAGTGAACTGGATAAAAGAACAAAATGATGTTTTAATAACCGATACGACATTTAGAGATGCCCACCAATCCCTATTGGCAACGAGAATGCGTACGGCAGACATGCTGGAAATTGCTCCTGAGACAGCTAGAATCATGAATAATCTGTTCTCAATGGAGATGTGGGGCGGAGCGACATTTGATGTAGCTTATCGTTTCTTGAAAGAAAATCCGTGGGATCGTCTTATTAAATTACGTGAACAAATTCCTAATGTATTATTCCAAATGTTGTTTCGCGGGGCGAATGCAGTTGGATATACAAATTATCCGGACAATGTCATTCGCGAATTTGTAAAGAATTCAGCAGAAGCAGGAATTGATGTATTCCGTATATTTGATAGCTTAAACTGGATCAAAGGTATGGAAGTAGCGATTGATGCAACGCGTGAAGCTGGTAAAGTTGCGGAAGCTGCAATTTGTTATGCAGGTGATATTTTAGATGATAAGCGAGATAAGTATACAGTTCAATATTATAAAGAAATGGCGAAAAATCTAGAGTCGGCAGGCGCGAATATTTTAGCGATTAAAGATATGGCAGGCTTATTGAAGCCAGAAGCAGCATATCGCCTCATTTCAGAATTAAAAGAAACAACAGACTTGCCAATTCATCTCCATACACATGATACAAGCGGCAATGGAATTTACACGTATGCACGTGCAATTGAAGCGGGAGTTGATATTGTAGATACCGCACTTGGTTCAATGGCAGGGCTTACATCACAACCTTCTGCAAGTTCGTTATATTATGCAATGCAAGGGAACGAGCGCCAGGTTCGTGCTGATGTAAATGGCTTAGAAAGTCTGTCGCATTACTGGGAAGATGTTCGTAAATATTACCAGCATTTTGAAAGCGGTATGATGAGTCCGCATTCTGAGATCTATGTTCATGAAATGCCAGGCGGACAATATTCGAACCTACAACAACAGGCGAGGGCAGTAGGGTTAGGAGAACGTTGGGAAGAAGTTAAAGAAATGTATTCCCGAGTGAATTTACTGTTCGGCGACGTTGTAAAAGTAACCCCTTCATCCAAAATCGTAGGGGATATGGCCTTATTTATGGTTCAAAACAACCTTGATGAAAAATCAGTGATTGAACGTGGAATGTCTATTGACTTCCCTGATTCAGTTATCGAATTTTTCGCAGGTTATATCGGACAACCGCATGGTGGATTCCCTAAAGAGTTGCAAGCAGTTGTCTTGAAAGATAAAGAAGCCATTACGGTTCGCCCTGGCGAATTGCTTGAAGATGTTGATTTTGATGAACTTCAAGGAGATTTAAATAAAAAGCTAAATCGACCTGTCACAAGTCAGGAAGTATTATCCTATGCTCTTTATCCGAAAGTATTTGAAGAATATTTACAAATGAATAAAGAGTTTGGAGATGTATCGGTGATCGATACACCAGAGTTTTTATATGGTATGCGTCTAGGTGAAGAAATTGAGGTCGAAATTGAAAAAGGTAAGACATTAATTATTAAGCTTGTTTCGATCAGTCAGCCGCAATCCGATGCTACAAGGGTTATTTATTTCGAATTGAACGGTCAACCACGTGAAGTTATTATCGAGGATGTCAATGTGGAATCAGATGTCATCAGAAAGACGACAGCTGACCCTTCAAATCAAGCACATATCGGCGCTACAATGCCTGGAACTGTTTTACAAGTTGCTGTATCTGAAGGGGCAAAAGTGAAAAGAGGCGAACATTTACTCATTACAGAAGCGATGAAAATGGAAACCACAATTCAAGCACCATACGATGGTACAGTAAAAGCAATCTATGTAACCGCTGGAGAATCGATTGCTACAGGCGATCTTCTTATTGAAATGGCGGACTAA